From the genome of Rhododendron vialii isolate Sample 1 chromosome 10a, ASM3025357v1:
ATTTCCTTGTTCAGTCAAGGTCCATGCTCTTGTTAGTGAAAAAGCAAAAGACTACCAGGCTATTTGAATGAATACAGAAAGATCCCACATATTTTCATCAGGCATCTGAAAGCTCTGGTTTTGACTTggcttttttacttcaaaaccaaaaacaatgAGCTATTGCACAAATCGAAAAGACAACAAGCTATTCCACAAAAGTAGCAAAATAGGATCATGTATAGCAGCCAAACAATAATGGCAGATCACTAATAGCTGCAAGACACATTATTTTCTTAACCAAAACTTCCAAACTTCTACGTCCTAGTTTGAGAACTTCCAAACTACATCTATCCATGTCGTTGCCGAAGATGCGCAACTAAGTCATTGCGGAAAGTGTGATGAGCATCCTTGTTTCTAATTTTGACATGACGAGAtagaaatgattcaaaattatcATCACGTTTCTCGCGAAATTGCCACTAGTTGGTTCCTCTCTGATGTATAAGTAAAATCAGTACAACTCTCTCCCTCATCCTCGATGATCATATTGTGCAAAATAATGTCTTCATGATTTTCCCAAGCATTTTTTGACCCCAAAACCATGCCAGTCCTTTTATGATTGAAAATCGTGATTGCAGAACCCCAAATACCCGCTCCACATCCTTTCTTGTTGACTCTTGCATCATCGAAAAGTGCTATTTTTTGGCTCCTGGAGGAGACGAAATAGTTTGAACCAATGTTGCCCATGGAGGATATATGTTGTCCGCTAGATAGTATCCTATATTGTAGGCATGTCCATTGACAAAGTAATTAGCGGGAGGAGCTCGCCCTTGGACAAGTTCATCAAAAAGAGGAGAACGATCTAAGACATTGAGATCTTTGTGGGATCCCGGCATTCCAAAAAAGGCATGCCAAATCCACAAGTCATAAGAAGCAACGACTTCAAGAATCATGGTAGGTTTTTTAGCATGACCACAATAGGCACCTTTCCATGTCGTCGGACAATTCTTCCACTCCCAATGCATGAGGTCCAAACTTCCTAACATTCTGGGAAATCCGCGAGCCTCCCCAATAGCAAGCAATTTACTAACGTCATCTGCCG
Proteins encoded in this window:
- the LOC131304677 gene encoding uncharacterized protein LOC131304677, which gives rise to MRRDLFVRILNGIEEHNPYFVQKLDACQVRGLSSLQKMTSSMRMLAYGMPTDATDEYLCLGESTTIECFNHFCQSIIEKFGNVYLRSPTADDVSKLLAIGEARGFPRMLGSLDLMHWEWKNCPTTWKGAYCGHAKKPTMILEVVASYDLWIWHAFFGMPGSHKDLNVLDRSPLFDELVQGRAPPANYFVNGHAYNIGYYLADNIYPPWATLVQTISSPPGAKK